A section of the Buchnera aphidicola str. APS (Acyrthosiphon pisum) genome encodes:
- the trpG gene encoding anthranilate synthase component II translates to MANILLLDNIDSFTYNLVEQLRNQKNNVLVYRNTVSIDIIFNSLKKLTHPILMLSPGPSLPKHAGCMLDLIKKVKGDIPIVGICLGHQAIVEAYGGIIGYAGEIFHGKASLIRHDGLEMFEGVPQPLPVARYHSLICNKIPEKFVINSYFEKMIMSVRNNCDRVCGFQFHPESILTTHGDQILEKIIHWASLKYITNKKQ, encoded by the coding sequence ATGGCAAATATTTTACTGTTAGACAACATAGACTCATTCACCTATAATTTAGTTGAACAACTGAGAAATCAAAAAAACAATGTTTTAGTTTATCGTAATACAGTGAGTATTGATATTATTTTCAATTCCCTTAAAAAATTAACACATCCGATTTTAATGCTGTCGCCCGGACCTAGTTTGCCGAAACACGCAGGATGCATGTTAGATTTAATAAAAAAAGTCAAGGGGGACATTCCTATAGTAGGAATTTGTTTAGGTCATCAAGCAATAGTAGAAGCGTATGGCGGCATTATCGGATATGCAGGTGAAATATTCCATGGCAAAGCATCATTAATCCGCCATGATGGTTTAGAGATGTTTGAGGGTGTACCGCAACCACTACCTGTTGCTCGATACCATTCCTTAATTTGCAACAAAATTCCGGAGAAATTTGTCATTAATTCCTATTTTGAAAAAATGATTATGTCTGTAAGAAACAATTGTGATCGTGTTTGCGGCTTTCAATTTCATCCTGAATCTATTTTAACAACACATGGAGACCAAATATTAGAAAAAATTATTCATTGGGCGTCTTTAAAATATATCACAAACAAGAAACAATAA